Proteins encoded together in one Paracidovorax wautersii window:
- a CDS encoding TetR/AcrR family transcriptional regulator gives MPASPTLIKPVRSAARDGRALQKGQQTKAVIVEAALGLATHIGLEGLSIGALADVTGMSKSGVFAHFGSREELQISVVREYHVRFEQEVFYPALAAERGVARLRALFGNWMKRTSIEIDSGCIYISGAVEFDDRDGPVRDALASSVRTWLAAMKRAIEQCMEQGELRADVNPEQMLFEIHGLILALHYEARFLQTPGSIDRANAGFDNILARYGAAVPAQG, from the coding sequence ATGCCGGCCTCACCCACTCTCATCAAGCCCGTTCGGTCCGCCGCCCGCGATGGACGTGCCCTGCAAAAGGGGCAGCAGACCAAGGCGGTCATCGTCGAGGCCGCCCTCGGCCTGGCCACCCACATCGGGCTGGAGGGCCTGTCCATCGGCGCTCTGGCCGATGTGACGGGCATGAGCAAGTCAGGCGTGTTCGCCCATTTCGGTTCGCGCGAGGAACTGCAGATCTCCGTGGTCCGCGAGTACCACGTGCGCTTCGAGCAGGAGGTCTTCTACCCCGCGCTGGCAGCCGAGCGCGGCGTGGCCCGGTTGCGGGCCCTGTTCGGCAACTGGATGAAGCGGACCTCGATCGAGATCGACTCGGGCTGCATCTACATCAGTGGGGCCGTGGAGTTCGACGACCGCGACGGCCCGGTGCGGGATGCGCTCGCCAGCTCGGTGCGCACCTGGCTGGCCGCGATGAAGCGCGCCATCGAGCAGTGCATGGAGCAGGGCGAGCTGCGCGCCGACGTGAATCCCGAGCAGATGCTGTTCGAGATCCATGGGCTCATCCTCGCGCTGCACTACGAGGCGCGCTTCCTGCAGACCCCGGGCTCCATCGACCGCGCCAACGCCGGCTTCGACAACATCCTGGCCCGCTACGGCGCCGCTGTGCCGGCCCAGGGCTGA
- a CDS encoding DUF2147 domain-containing protein — translation MNKALVAIFCVAISAPVWAQVSPVGTWRSIDDKTGEAKAEIRVSEAGGALTGRIEKSLKKDTKPDAVCAECTDDRKGQPIAGLEIIRGGKKAEGKDVWEGGKILDPENGKEYRASFAPIDGGAKLEVRGYLGPFWRTQVWQRVQ, via the coding sequence ATGAATAAAGCGCTGGTAGCTATATTTTGTGTAGCAATTTCCGCCCCCGTCTGGGCCCAGGTGTCGCCTGTGGGCACCTGGCGCAGCATCGACGACAAGACCGGCGAGGCCAAGGCCGAGATCCGGGTGTCGGAGGCAGGCGGCGCGCTCACCGGGCGCATCGAGAAATCGCTCAAGAAGGACACCAAGCCCGACGCCGTGTGCGCTGAATGCACGGACGACCGCAAGGGCCAGCCCATCGCGGGGCTGGAGATCATCCGCGGCGGCAAGAAGGCCGAAGGCAAGGACGTGTGGGAGGGCGGCAAGATCCTCGACCCCGAGAACGGCAAGGAATACCGCGCCAGCTTCGCGCCCATCGACGGCGGCGCCAAGCTGGAGGTGCGCGGCTACCTGGGGCCTTTCTGGCGCACGCAGGTCTGGCAGCGCGTGCAGTAA
- the argB gene encoding acetylglutamate kinase — translation MSTTTEPDLSSIAPRAKAEILAQALPYIRKFHGKTMVIKYGGNAMTDPALQADFAEDVVLLKLVGMNPVVVHGGGPQIETALNRLGKKGEFIQGMRVTDAETMEVVEWVLAGEVQQDIVGLIHQAGGKAVGLTGRDGGLIRAQKLKMLDNKDPSIEHDIGQVGDIVAIDPSVVKALQDDAFIPVISPIGFGENNESYNINADVVASKLATVLQAEKLVLLTNTPGVLNKAGELLTDLTAREIDGLFADGTISGGMLPKIAGALDAAKAGVNAVHIIDGRVPHAMLLEILTDQAYGTMIRSH, via the coding sequence ATGTCCACGACCACCGAGCCCGATCTGTCTTCCATCGCCCCCCGCGCCAAGGCGGAAATCCTCGCCCAGGCGCTGCCCTATATCCGCAAGTTCCATGGCAAGACCATGGTGATCAAGTACGGCGGCAATGCCATGACGGACCCTGCGCTGCAGGCCGACTTCGCGGAGGACGTGGTGCTGCTCAAGCTGGTGGGCATGAACCCGGTGGTGGTGCATGGCGGCGGCCCGCAGATCGAGACGGCGCTGAACCGTCTGGGCAAGAAGGGCGAGTTCATCCAGGGCATGCGCGTGACCGATGCCGAGACGATGGAAGTCGTGGAATGGGTGCTGGCGGGTGAGGTGCAGCAGGACATCGTGGGTCTGATCCACCAGGCTGGCGGCAAGGCCGTGGGTCTGACGGGGCGCGATGGCGGGCTGATCCGCGCGCAGAAGCTCAAGATGCTGGACAACAAGGACCCCTCCATCGAGCACGACATCGGGCAGGTGGGTGACATCGTCGCGATCGATCCCAGCGTGGTGAAGGCGCTGCAGGACGATGCCTTCATTCCCGTCATCAGCCCCATCGGCTTCGGCGAGAACAACGAGAGCTACAACATCAATGCCGACGTGGTGGCAAGCAAGCTGGCCACCGTGCTGCAGGCCGAGAAGCTGGTGCTGTTGACCAACACACCCGGTGTGCTGAACAAGGCCGGCGAACTGCTGACCGACCTGACGGCGCGCGAGATCGACGGCCTGTTCGCCGATGGCACGATCTCCGGCGGCATGCTGCCCAAGATTGCTGGCGCGCTGGATGCCGCCAAGGCCGGCGTGAACGCCGTGCACATCATCGACGGCCGCGTCCCCCACGCCATGCTGCTGGAAATCCTGACGGACCAGGCGTACGGCACGATGATCCGCAGCCACTGA
- a CDS encoding 3-hydroxyacyl-CoA dehydrogenase NAD-binding domain-containing protein, with translation MSRFQVKKVAVLGAGVMGAQIAAHLANVKVPVVLFDLPAKEGPKNGIVTKAIEGLKKLKPAPLGVAENAALIGQANYEEHLEQLRECDLIIEAIAERMDWKLDLYKKIAPFVAKHAIVASNTSGLSITKLSEALPDAIKPRFCGIHFFNPPRYMTLVELIDTPTTTPEVLDQLEAFVTSGLGKGVVRAHDTPNFIANRVGIAGMLATMKEVENFGLTFDVVDDLTGKKLGRASSGTFRTADVVGLDTMAHVIKTLQDNLTEETDPFYGSFGTPEVLNKLIEMKHLGQKAKAGFYKKVGRDILRFDLAEGDYVPGGQKADEVYGRMLKKPAAERLKLLRNAEGAQGRFLWAILRNSFHYAAVHLGTIADNARDVDQAMRWGFGMKQGPFELWQEAGWLDVAKMIQEDIDAGKALSKAPLPEWVFKGPVAEAGGVHTAEGSWSASKSKFVPRRQLPVYERQHFPERLLGETNLPDWRTAGTTVAESDALRTWTLDQDAGPSGSRILIASIKSKMHAISPDVMEGLVEAIDTAEREYDGLVIWSGDAPFSVGADLAATMPAFVVAGISAIESVEQELQNLMLRLRYAQVPVISAIHGMALGGGCELAVYSARRVAHMESYIGLVEVGVGLVPGAGGLTYIARRAAENAAASTGKDLLPFLTEGFTAAAMAKVGTSALESRKLGYLLESDIVVPHKDEVLFVALNEAKALAASGWRAPNKRLFPVAGRSGIATIRGSLVNMRDGGFISDHDQHIATLIAEIVCGGDVDAGALVSEEYLMALERKAFCALIQHPKTQERILGMLNTGKPLRN, from the coding sequence ATGTCCCGATTCCAAGTGAAGAAAGTCGCCGTGCTCGGCGCGGGCGTGATGGGTGCGCAGATCGCCGCCCACCTCGCCAACGTGAAGGTGCCCGTGGTGCTGTTCGACCTGCCTGCCAAGGAAGGCCCGAAGAACGGCATCGTCACCAAGGCCATCGAAGGCTTGAAGAAGCTCAAGCCCGCACCGCTGGGCGTGGCGGAGAACGCCGCCCTGATCGGTCAGGCCAACTACGAAGAGCATCTGGAGCAGCTGCGCGAATGCGACCTCATCATCGAGGCCATCGCCGAGCGCATGGACTGGAAGCTCGATCTGTACAAGAAGATCGCGCCCTTCGTCGCCAAGCACGCCATCGTGGCGAGCAACACCTCGGGCCTGTCGATCACCAAGCTCTCCGAGGCGCTGCCCGATGCGATCAAGCCGCGCTTCTGCGGCATCCACTTCTTCAATCCGCCGCGCTACATGACGCTGGTGGAGCTGATCGACACGCCCACCACCACGCCGGAAGTGCTGGATCAGCTGGAAGCCTTCGTGACCAGCGGCCTCGGCAAGGGCGTGGTGCGTGCGCACGACACGCCCAACTTCATCGCCAACCGTGTCGGCATCGCCGGCATGCTGGCGACGATGAAGGAGGTGGAGAACTTCGGCCTGACCTTCGATGTGGTGGACGACCTCACGGGCAAGAAGCTGGGGCGCGCCAGCAGCGGCACGTTCCGCACCGCCGACGTGGTGGGCCTGGACACGATGGCCCACGTCATCAAGACGCTGCAGGACAACCTGACGGAAGAAACCGACCCGTTCTATGGCAGCTTCGGCACGCCCGAGGTGCTGAACAAACTCATCGAGATGAAGCACCTGGGCCAGAAGGCCAAGGCCGGCTTCTACAAGAAGGTGGGCCGCGACATCCTGCGCTTCGACCTGGCCGAAGGCGATTACGTGCCCGGCGGCCAGAAGGCCGACGAGGTCTATGGCCGCATGCTCAAGAAGCCCGCCGCCGAGCGCCTGAAACTGCTGCGCAACGCCGAGGGCGCGCAGGGCCGCTTCCTCTGGGCCATCCTGCGCAACAGCTTCCATTACGCCGCCGTGCATTTGGGCACCATCGCCGACAACGCGCGCGACGTGGACCAGGCCATGCGCTGGGGCTTCGGCATGAAGCAGGGCCCGTTCGAGTTGTGGCAGGAAGCCGGCTGGCTCGACGTGGCGAAGATGATCCAGGAGGACATCGATGCCGGCAAGGCGCTCAGCAAGGCGCCGCTACCCGAGTGGGTCTTCAAGGGGCCGGTGGCCGAGGCTGGTGGCGTGCATACGGCCGAAGGCTCGTGGAGCGCGTCGAAGTCGAAGTTTGTGCCGCGCCGGCAACTGCCCGTGTACGAGCGCCAGCATTTCCCCGAGCGGCTCTTGGGTGAAACGAACCTGCCTGACTGGCGCACGGCCGGCACCACGGTGGCCGAGTCCGATGCGCTGCGCACCTGGACGCTCGACCAGGATGCAGGTCCCTCCGGTAGCCGGATCCTCATCGCCAGCATCAAGAGCAAGATGCACGCGATCAGCCCCGACGTGATGGAAGGCCTGGTCGAAGCCATCGACACCGCCGAGCGCGAATACGACGGCCTGGTGATCTGGTCCGGTGACGCCCCTTTCAGCGTGGGGGCCGACCTGGCCGCCACCATGCCCGCCTTCGTGGTGGCCGGCATCTCGGCCATCGAAAGCGTGGAACAGGAACTGCAGAACCTGATGCTGCGCCTGCGCTACGCCCAGGTGCCGGTCATCTCGGCCATCCACGGCATGGCGCTGGGCGGTGGCTGCGAGCTGGCCGTGTATTCGGCCCGGCGCGTCGCGCACATGGAAAGCTACATCGGCCTGGTCGAAGTGGGCGTGGGGCTGGTGCCCGGCGCGGGCGGGCTGACCTATATCGCCCGCCGCGCGGCCGAGAATGCCGCGGCTTCCACGGGCAAGGACCTGCTGCCGTTCCTGACCGAAGGCTTCACGGCCGCCGCGATGGCCAAGGTGGGCACCAGCGCGCTCGAATCGCGCAAGCTGGGCTACCTGCTGGAGAGCGACATCGTCGTGCCGCACAAGGACGAGGTGCTGTTCGTCGCGCTGAACGAGGCCAAGGCCCTGGCGGCCAGCGGCTGGCGCGCGCCGAACAAGCGCCTGTTCCCGGTGGCGGGCCGCAGCGGCATCGCCACCATCCGCGGCTCGCTGGTGAACATGCGCGACGGCGGCTTCATCAGCGACCACGACCAGCACATCGCCACACTGATCGCCGAGATCGTGTGCGGCGGCGATGTCGATGCCGGCGCGCTGGTGAGCGAGGAGTACCTGATGGCGCTGGAGCGCAAGGCCTTCTGCGCGCTGATCCAGCATCCCAAGACGCAGGAACGCATCCTGGGCATGCTGAACACCGGCAAGCCGCTGCGCAACTGA
- a CDS encoding ATP-binding protein → MTSDLRNRLLLLLVLPLCLLALGGAWIDYRSADEAASRHDQRLMRLLPALADSLLAPSMTDDGPPLLLLAPPVEEFLRQNAGFSGFSVQDLSGRVLLGDDWIQSATPTTHEPEFHSIEYDSVTYRVAVQRSRTGAGDLVVALADGSDPRQQWGKQMALRVLLPNLVLVAGAALAIHWAVRRAFKPLVDLAAAVERRSPRDLSPIDEAASPAEVRPLVNSLNRLFALVNAQAEGQRRFVADAAHQLRTPLAGLQAQVEAWALQAQAARAWGQSGGLQSNPPPALMDKAHGAIVLEAEQVEKLRHATRRTSKLAHQLLALSRADARSLEAQPSESVDLKALCESLLEAFLDAATAKGLDLGLEVAPARVAGHGWLLRELLSNLVDNAIKYTPPGGTLTLRCGTAALPAGGQGSYLEVEDDGPGIPESECARVMQRFYRVPGAEGEGTGLGLAIADEIAHVHNAALRLEAGAHGRGLLVRVQFAAA, encoded by the coding sequence ATGACCTCCGATCTCCGCAACCGCCTGCTGCTGCTGCTGGTGCTGCCGTTGTGCCTGCTGGCGCTGGGCGGCGCGTGGATCGACTACCGTTCCGCCGACGAGGCCGCCAGCCGCCATGACCAGCGCCTGATGCGGCTGCTTCCCGCCCTGGCGGATTCACTGCTGGCCCCGTCCATGACGGACGACGGTCCGCCCCTGCTGCTGCTGGCCCCGCCGGTGGAAGAGTTTCTGCGGCAGAACGCGGGCTTTTCGGGATTCAGCGTGCAGGACCTGTCGGGCCGGGTGCTGCTCGGTGACGATTGGATCCAGAGCGCCACGCCCACCACGCACGAGCCCGAATTCCACAGCATCGAATACGACAGCGTGACCTACCGGGTGGCAGTGCAGCGCAGTCGCACCGGCGCGGGCGATCTGGTGGTGGCGCTGGCCGACGGATCCGATCCCCGCCAGCAATGGGGCAAGCAGATGGCCCTGCGCGTGCTGCTGCCCAACCTGGTGCTCGTGGCCGGTGCCGCGCTGGCCATCCACTGGGCGGTGCGGCGCGCGTTCAAGCCGCTGGTCGACCTGGCTGCTGCGGTGGAGCGCCGTTCGCCGCGCGACCTCAGTCCCATCGACGAGGCGGCGTCGCCCGCAGAAGTCCGGCCGCTGGTGAACTCGCTCAACCGCCTCTTTGCGCTGGTGAATGCGCAGGCCGAGGGGCAGCGCCGCTTCGTGGCCGATGCGGCGCATCAGCTGCGCACGCCGCTGGCGGGCCTGCAGGCCCAGGTGGAGGCGTGGGCGCTCCAGGCCCAGGCAGCCCGCGCTTGGGGTCAAAGCGGCGGGTTGCAGTCAAATCCGCCTCCAGCGCTTATGGATAAAGCGCATGGTGCTATCGTATTGGAAGCGGAGCAGGTCGAGAAACTGCGGCATGCGACGCGGCGCACCTCCAAGCTGGCGCACCAGCTCCTGGCGCTCTCGCGCGCCGATGCCCGCAGCCTGGAGGCGCAACCCTCCGAGAGCGTCGATCTGAAGGCGCTGTGCGAGAGCCTGCTGGAGGCATTCCTGGACGCGGCCACCGCCAAGGGCCTGGATCTGGGGCTGGAGGTTGCGCCGGCCCGGGTCGCAGGCCACGGCTGGCTGCTGCGCGAACTGCTGTCCAACCTCGTGGACAACGCCATCAAGTACACGCCGCCGGGCGGCACCCTCACGCTGCGCTGCGGGACGGCGGCCCTGCCGGCCGGAGGCCAGGGCTCTTACCTGGAGGTGGAGGATGACGGTCCGGGCATTCCAGAGAGCGAGTGCGCGCGGGTGATGCAGCGCTTCTACCGCGTGCCGGGTGCCGAAGGAGAGGGTACCGGTCTTGGATTGGCCATTGCGGACGAGATCGCCCACGTGCACAACGCCGCGCTGCGGCTGGAGGCCGGGGCGCACGGACGCGGCCTGTTGGTACGCGTGCAGTTTGCGGCGGCTTGA
- a CDS encoding response regulator transcription factor — protein sequence MRLLLVEDDVMLASGIKLGLSDAGYAVDWVGSGERAEEVLRAESFDAAVIDIGLPGMDGLELTKRLRLPDMANPAMPVLILTARDALHDRVQGLDLGADDYMVKPYELPELLARLRALLRRSQAATTAVLGFGPLELDTANRSVSVRTTTTERSGEPLRQLIELGPREWTVLEYLLINAPKPASKEKLLQALTGWDKEITPNAVEVYVSRLRSKLEPYGVALRSIRGFGYRLELQVPRG from the coding sequence ATGCGCCTCCTTCTGGTCGAAGACGATGTGATGCTCGCCAGCGGCATCAAGCTGGGCCTCTCGGATGCCGGCTATGCCGTGGACTGGGTGGGCAGCGGCGAGCGCGCCGAAGAGGTGTTGCGCGCCGAGTCGTTCGACGCGGCGGTCATCGACATCGGCCTGCCCGGCATGGACGGCCTGGAACTCACCAAGCGCCTGCGCCTCCCCGACATGGCCAACCCGGCTATGCCAGTGCTGATCCTCACCGCGCGCGACGCCTTGCACGACCGCGTCCAGGGCCTGGACCTGGGCGCAGACGACTACATGGTCAAGCCTTATGAGCTGCCCGAGCTGCTGGCGCGGCTCCGGGCCCTCCTGCGGCGCTCGCAGGCCGCGACCACGGCCGTGCTGGGCTTCGGGCCGCTGGAGCTGGACACCGCCAACCGCAGCGTCAGCGTGCGCACCACGACAACAGAGCGCAGCGGCGAGCCCTTGCGCCAGTTGATCGAACTGGGCCCACGGGAATGGACCGTGCTCGAATACCTGCTCATCAATGCGCCCAAGCCCGCCAGCAAGGAAAAGCTGCTGCAGGCCCTCACCGGCTGGGACAAGGAAATCACGCCCAATGCCGTCGAGGTGTATGTCTCCCGCCTGCGCAGCAAGCTGGAGCCGTACGGCGTGGCCTTGCGCTCCATCCGCGGATTCGGGTACCGGCTGGAGTTGCAGGTGCCACGTGGCTGA
- a CDS encoding acyl-CoA dehydrogenase C-terminal domain-containing protein, producing the protein MPTYTPPLRDLQFVLHEVFNVTDEFKAMPVHAEVDADTINAVLEEAGKFAAGVAFPLNMSGDEEGCTLDKATHEVATPKGFKDAYAQYVEGGWAALSCDPEYGGQGLPFVLNQCLYEMLNSANQAWTMYPGLSHGAYEALHAHGTPEQKKLYLPKLTSGEWTGTMCLTEPHCGTDLGLLRTKAEPVAGAPEGTYKLTGNKIFISAGEHDFTENIVHLVLARLPDAPKGSKGISLFVVPKYQVNADGSLGERNPIYCTGLEHKMGIHGNATAQIAIDGAIGTLVGQPHKGLQAMFVMMNAARLGVGNQSLGLTEVAFQNALAYAKDRIQMRSLSGTKAKDKDADPIIVHPDVRKMLLTAKAYAEGARALQIYCTLLLDKSHSHPDEKVRKDSDELVALLTPIVKAFITDNGHISTNACMQVFGGHGFIKEWGMEQFVRDNRINMIYEGTNTIQSLDLLGRKVLGNNGATLKKLGKLVGQLVQEEGVNEKMAEFINPIAYLGEQMTKFTTEIGFKGFQNPDEVGAAAVDYLRVAGHLVFGYLFARMAQVALREIAAGNTDPFYVAKLQTARFYFAKLFPETATLMRTARAGAKPLMDTDAALA; encoded by the coding sequence ATGCCTACCTACACGCCGCCCCTGCGCGACCTGCAATTCGTGCTGCACGAAGTGTTCAACGTGACGGACGAGTTCAAGGCCATGCCCGTGCACGCCGAGGTGGATGCCGACACCATCAACGCCGTCCTGGAAGAGGCTGGCAAGTTCGCCGCCGGCGTGGCGTTTCCGCTCAACATGAGCGGTGACGAGGAGGGCTGCACCCTGGACAAGGCCACGCACGAAGTGGCCACGCCCAAGGGCTTCAAAGACGCCTACGCGCAGTACGTCGAAGGCGGCTGGGCGGCGCTGTCGTGCGACCCGGAATACGGCGGACAGGGCCTGCCTTTCGTGCTGAACCAGTGCCTGTACGAAATGCTCAATAGCGCCAACCAGGCGTGGACGATGTACCCCGGCCTGTCGCACGGCGCCTATGAGGCCCTGCACGCCCACGGCACGCCCGAGCAGAAGAAGCTGTACCTGCCCAAGCTGACCAGCGGCGAGTGGACCGGCACCATGTGCCTGACCGAGCCGCACTGCGGCACCGACCTGGGCCTGCTGCGCACCAAGGCCGAGCCCGTCGCCGGCGCGCCCGAGGGCACCTACAAGCTCACCGGCAACAAGATCTTCATCAGCGCGGGCGAGCACGATTTCACCGAGAACATCGTGCACCTGGTGCTGGCCCGCTTGCCGGACGCGCCCAAGGGCAGCAAGGGCATCAGCCTGTTCGTGGTGCCCAAGTACCAGGTCAACGCCGACGGCTCCCTGGGCGAGCGCAACCCCATCTACTGCACCGGCCTGGAGCACAAGATGGGCATCCACGGCAACGCCACGGCGCAGATTGCCATCGATGGCGCCATCGGCACGCTGGTGGGCCAGCCGCACAAGGGCCTGCAGGCCATGTTCGTGATGATGAACGCCGCCCGCCTGGGCGTGGGCAACCAGTCCCTGGGTCTGACCGAAGTGGCCTTCCAGAACGCGCTGGCCTATGCCAAGGACCGCATCCAGATGCGCAGCCTGTCGGGCACCAAGGCCAAGGACAAGGACGCCGACCCGATCATCGTGCACCCCGACGTGCGCAAGATGCTGCTCACCGCCAAGGCGTATGCCGAAGGCGCGCGCGCGCTGCAGATCTACTGCACGCTGCTGCTGGACAAGTCGCACAGCCACCCCGACGAGAAGGTGCGCAAGGACTCCGATGAACTGGTCGCGCTGCTGACGCCCATCGTCAAGGCCTTCATCACCGACAACGGCCACATCAGCACCAACGCCTGCATGCAGGTCTTCGGCGGCCACGGCTTCATCAAGGAATGGGGCATGGAGCAGTTCGTGCGGGACAACCGCATCAACATGATCTACGAAGGCACCAACACCATCCAGTCGCTGGACCTGCTGGGCCGCAAGGTGCTGGGCAACAACGGTGCCACGCTCAAAAAACTGGGCAAGCTGGTGGGCCAACTGGTGCAGGAAGAAGGCGTGAACGAGAAGATGGCCGAGTTCATCAACCCCATCGCCTACCTGGGTGAGCAGATGACCAAGTTCACCACCGAGATCGGTTTCAAGGGCTTCCAGAACCCCGATGAAGTGGGCGCTGCCGCGGTCGATTACCTGCGCGTAGCCGGCCACCTGGTGTTCGGCTACCTGTTCGCCCGCATGGCCCAGGTGGCGCTGCGCGAGATCGCGGCCGGCAACACCGACCCGTTCTACGTCGCCAAGCTGCAGACGGCGCGGTTCTACTTCGCCAAGCTGTTCCCCGAAACGGCCACGCTGATGCGCACCGCGCGCGCCGGCGCCAAGCCGCTGATGGACACCGACGCCGCCTTGGCCTGA
- the slmA gene encoding nucleoid occlusion factor SlmA encodes MPELRSEPDSDVPAAVADAAPAVRKRPKPGERRMQILQALASMLEQPGAERITTAALAARLSVSEAALYRHFASKAQMFEGLIDFIEHSIFTLVNQISEQGSAADGAQRAARIAAMVLQFGERNPGMVRVMIGDALVLENERLQQRMNQFFDKIEASLRQCLRPAAEAAGSSTPTVDAQVRAAAVCDVLRGRLQRYARSGFRRSPSEHLDATLGLLL; translated from the coding sequence ATGCCTGAACTCCGCTCCGAACCCGACTCCGATGTGCCTGCCGCCGTGGCCGATGCCGCGCCGGCGGTGCGCAAGCGACCCAAGCCCGGCGAACGCCGCATGCAGATCCTGCAGGCCCTTGCATCCATGCTGGAGCAGCCCGGCGCCGAGCGCATCACCACGGCGGCACTGGCGGCACGCCTGTCGGTGAGCGAGGCGGCGCTGTACCGGCACTTCGCCAGCAAGGCGCAGATGTTCGAAGGGCTGATCGACTTCATCGAGCACAGCATCTTCACGCTGGTGAACCAGATTTCGGAACAAGGCAGCGCGGCCGACGGTGCGCAGCGTGCAGCGCGCATCGCCGCCATGGTGCTGCAGTTCGGCGAGCGCAATCCGGGCATGGTTCGCGTCATGATCGGCGACGCGCTGGTGCTGGAAAACGAGCGCCTGCAGCAGCGGATGAACCAGTTCTTCGACAAGATCGAGGCCAGCCTGCGCCAATGCCTGCGCCCCGCCGCAGAGGCTGCCGGCTCGTCCACCCCCACCGTCGACGCCCAGGTGCGCGCGGCCGCCGTGTGCGATGTGCTGCGCGGACGCCTCCAGCGTTACGCCCGCTCGGGTTTCCGGCGCTCGCCGAGCGAGCATCTCGACGCGACGCTGGGTCTTCTGCTCTGA
- a CDS encoding glycosyltransferase: MIVLAVLSFCFSALTTFFIIRSARIHARRYGYDMPQRFHEGHVPRIGGMGIFVGLALAWLFASTPWANGLNVSGSMWFAVIGLLCMAPAVAGGLAEDVTQRLPAKLRLALTACSAVLLCWLLELQLNRVGVGFADAWLRTAPLVAAGLAVVAIAGLPHAFNLIDGYNGLAGVVALLISLALAHVALQLGDRQLAAVLICLAGATAGFLLWNYPHGKVFAGDGGAYVWGLVIAVCCILLVQRHPQVSPWFPVLLLIYPVGETFFSIYRKLVRGQSPGTADALHLHQLIFRRIVRVALDEDEVRELLARNNRTSPYLWMFAATSVVPAVLFWNNTLILFLCCVAFAVAYVSAYLMIIRFKVPGWLRM; this comes from the coding sequence ATGATCGTCCTTGCCGTTCTGAGTTTTTGCTTTTCGGCACTAACCACCTTTTTTATCATTCGCAGTGCTCGTATACACGCCCGTCGTTATGGGTACGACATGCCTCAGCGGTTTCATGAGGGGCATGTGCCGCGCATCGGAGGCATGGGTATTTTTGTGGGACTGGCTCTGGCATGGTTGTTCGCTTCTACCCCTTGGGCTAATGGCCTGAACGTGAGCGGCTCCATGTGGTTTGCCGTGATCGGGCTGTTGTGCATGGCTCCTGCTGTTGCCGGCGGATTGGCTGAGGATGTAACGCAAAGGCTGCCCGCGAAGTTGCGCCTTGCGCTTACGGCCTGTTCGGCAGTGCTGTTGTGCTGGTTGCTGGAGCTTCAATTGAATCGCGTTGGGGTAGGGTTCGCTGATGCTTGGCTTCGAACTGCGCCCTTGGTTGCTGCAGGGCTGGCGGTTGTCGCCATTGCGGGGTTGCCCCACGCGTTCAATTTGATCGATGGGTACAACGGCTTGGCGGGTGTGGTGGCTCTGCTGATCAGTTTGGCTCTGGCACATGTGGCACTGCAGTTGGGAGACCGTCAACTGGCTGCCGTGCTGATTTGCCTTGCTGGTGCAACCGCCGGGTTTTTGCTTTGGAACTATCCCCATGGGAAGGTCTTTGCAGGAGACGGCGGGGCCTATGTATGGGGGCTTGTGATCGCAGTGTGTTGCATCCTTCTAGTGCAGCGTCATCCCCAAGTTTCGCCTTGGTTTCCTGTCTTACTGCTGATATATCCGGTGGGGGAAACTTTTTTTTCTATTTATCGCAAGCTGGTACGCGGGCAGTCGCCCGGAACTGCTGACGCGTTGCATCTTCATCAGCTCATCTTTCGTCGTATTGTCAGAGTCGCTCTCGATGAAGACGAAGTGCGTGAGCTGCTGGCACGCAACAACCGCACCTCGCCCTACCTGTGGATGTTTGCGGCGACATCCGTGGTCCCCGCCGTGCTGTTCTGGAACAACACGCTCATCCTGTTCCTCTGCTGCGTCGCATTCGCTGTGGCCTATGTGTCCGCCTATCTGATGATCATCCGCTTCAAGGTCCCCGGCTGGCTGCGGATGTGA